One window of the Pseudomonas sihuiensis genome contains the following:
- a CDS encoding universal stress protein — MTAVISCIDGSPSSAAVCDYSAWASVRLAAPLTLVHILEETPKAPTDFTGSIGLGSREHLLQELAELDEKRGRLAREHGQHLLEAAKHRLDQLGIMHPKAVQRHGNLVDSLKKMEDDIRLLVIGRQGEHSENLFEHIGGHVENVIRTLHRPVLVVPTDFVMPQCFLVAFDGSANGRRVVERLVQSPLLKGLDCHVLMVGEPSTEHQAQLDWATGQLQQAGYTTYSKTCQGDVEDALESYCQDQFISLLVMGAYGHSRIRQFLVGSTTTNMLRRAKLPLLMLH, encoded by the coding sequence ATGACAGCTGTCATTTCCTGTATTGACGGATCGCCGTCTTCAGCCGCCGTATGCGACTACTCCGCATGGGCCAGCGTGCGCCTCGCCGCCCCCCTGACCCTGGTTCATATCCTGGAAGAAACACCGAAAGCCCCTACCGACTTTACCGGCAGCATTGGCCTGGGTAGCCGCGAGCATTTGCTGCAAGAGCTCGCGGAGCTTGACGAGAAACGTGGTCGCTTGGCGCGCGAACACGGTCAGCACCTGCTGGAAGCTGCCAAGCATCGCCTCGACCAACTTGGCATCATGCATCCCAAAGCGGTACAGCGGCATGGCAACCTGGTCGACAGCCTGAAGAAGATGGAAGACGACATCCGCCTGCTGGTCATCGGCCGCCAGGGCGAGCACAGCGAAAATCTTTTCGAGCACATAGGTGGTCACGTCGAGAACGTCATACGCACGCTGCACCGCCCAGTCCTCGTGGTTCCGACCGACTTCGTGATGCCGCAGTGCTTTCTGGTCGCTTTCGATGGCAGTGCCAACGGCCGTCGCGTGGTTGAGCGTCTGGTTCAGAGTCCACTGCTCAAGGGCCTCGACTGCCACGTGCTGATGGTCGGCGAGCCATCAACCGAACATCAGGCGCAACTCGACTGGGCAACTGGCCAATTGCAGCAGGCCGGCTATACCACCTACTCGAAAACCTGCCAGGGTGATGTCGAGGATGCGCTGGAAAGCTATTGCCAGGACCAATTCATCAGCCTTCTGGTCATGGGGGCTTACGGTCACTCGCGGATTCGTCAGTTCCTGGTCGGCAGCACCACCACCAACATGCTGCGCCGGGCCAAGCTGCCCCTGCTGATGTTGCACTGA
- the cfa gene encoding cyclopropane fatty acyl phospholipid synthase, whose amino-acid sequence MPEAPISPSINYLRNDSSLHRLMLELLEKADIRIGGDRPWDLQLNGPGLPERVFAQGNLGLGEAYMEGLWDAPQLDEFFHRLLAAHLDQHVQPLRLIFHGLRTRLVNLQSFRRAWQVGEAHYDLGNDFYAAMLDPRMTYTCGYWNKAATLAEAQEAKLDMICRKLKLEPGMRLLDIGCGWGSLMGFAAEHYGVECIGVTISKEQAAWAKQRYAGLPLEFRLQDYREVEGQFDRIASVGMFEHVGRKNHRTFMEVAHRCLADDGLFLLHTIGKNMRHSTPDPWIDRYIFPNGDLPSAGQIGDAADNLFVVEDLHNFGADYDRTLMAWYENFELSWPRFSDELGERFYRMWRYYLLSCAGAFRARDIQLWQWVMSKEGVPGGYSRVVM is encoded by the coding sequence ATGCCCGAGGCACCTATATCGCCAAGCATCAACTATCTCCGCAACGACTCCAGCCTGCATCGCCTGATGTTGGAACTGCTGGAAAAAGCCGATATCCGCATAGGTGGAGATCGCCCCTGGGATCTGCAGCTCAATGGCCCTGGCCTGCCCGAACGCGTATTCGCCCAAGGCAATCTGGGACTTGGCGAGGCCTACATGGAGGGCCTTTGGGACGCTCCGCAGCTCGATGAGTTCTTCCATCGACTGCTCGCAGCCCACCTCGACCAACACGTACAGCCTTTGCGGCTGATCTTCCATGGACTGCGCACGCGCCTAGTCAACCTGCAAAGCTTCAGACGCGCCTGGCAGGTGGGCGAAGCTCACTACGATCTGGGCAACGACTTCTATGCAGCCATGCTCGACCCGCGCATGACCTACACCTGCGGTTACTGGAATAAAGCGGCGACCCTGGCCGAGGCGCAAGAGGCCAAGCTGGATATGATCTGTCGCAAGCTCAAACTGGAGCCCGGTATGCGCCTGCTCGATATCGGCTGTGGCTGGGGCAGCCTGATGGGGTTTGCCGCCGAGCATTACGGGGTCGAGTGCATAGGCGTGACCATCTCCAAGGAGCAGGCCGCCTGGGCCAAACAGCGCTATGCGGGTCTGCCGCTGGAGTTTCGCCTGCAAGATTACCGTGAAGTCGAAGGCCAGTTTGATCGGATTGCCAGCGTGGGCATGTTCGAACACGTGGGGCGCAAGAATCACCGCACCTTCATGGAGGTTGCACATCGCTGCCTTGCCGACGATGGCTTGTTTCTGCTGCACACTATCGGCAAGAACATGCGCCACAGCACACCGGACCCCTGGATCGACAGGTACATCTTCCCCAACGGGGATCTGCCGTCAGCTGGCCAGATCGGTGATGCCGCGGACAATCTTTTCGTAGTCGAGGATCTGCATAACTTCGGTGCCGACTATGACCGCACGCTCATGGCCTGGTACGAAAATTTCGAACTATCCTGGCCCAGGTTCTCTGACGAACTCGGCGAGCGTTTCTATCGCATGTGGCGTTATTACCTGCTGTCGTGCGCTGGAGCCTTTCGCGCGCGCGATATCCAGCTTTGGCAGTGGGTGATGAGCAAAGAGGGTGTCCCAGGAGGCTACTCACGGGTTGTGATGTAG
- a CDS encoding universal stress protein has translation MTYVMACIDGSPSATAVCDYAAWASLRLDCPLAFLHVLDENRYPTNSNLSGNIGLGSREHLLEELAELDARRSKLALEEGRIMLEAAKQRAQQDGISSPLVKQRHGDLAETLVELQEEIRLAIIGKQGDHTSAGAQVGSHLESVLRTLSRPVLVTPTAFKQPESVMLAYDGRPTMDKAVQLIAGSPLFKGLPIHLVLVGADTNDAWEQLKSAKEKLKAAGFDAQIAIRAGEVEPTLHAYQNEHAIDMIVMGAYSRSRIREFLVGSTTTKMLSTSRTPLLLLH, from the coding sequence ATGACCTATGTGATGGCTTGCATCGACGGCTCTCCTTCTGCCACCGCAGTATGCGACTACGCGGCCTGGGCTAGCCTGCGACTCGATTGTCCCCTGGCATTCCTGCATGTTCTCGATGAGAACCGCTACCCAACCAACAGTAACCTCAGCGGCAACATCGGCCTGGGCAGCCGCGAGCATCTGTTGGAAGAACTGGCCGAACTCGATGCCCGGCGCAGCAAACTCGCTCTCGAAGAAGGCAGGATCATGCTGGAGGCTGCGAAACAACGGGCGCAGCAAGACGGTATCAGCAGTCCGCTGGTCAAGCAGCGTCATGGCGACTTGGCTGAAACCTTGGTGGAGCTGCAAGAAGAAATCCGCCTCGCAATCATCGGTAAGCAAGGCGATCACACCAGTGCCGGCGCACAGGTCGGCAGTCACCTGGAAAGTGTATTGCGTACACTCAGCCGTCCGGTGCTGGTGACCCCCACCGCCTTCAAACAGCCTGAAAGCGTGATGCTCGCCTATGACGGCCGGCCGACCATGGATAAGGCCGTCCAACTGATTGCGGGCAGCCCATTGTTCAAAGGCTTGCCCATCCATCTCGTGCTGGTCGGCGCGGATACCAACGACGCCTGGGAGCAACTCAAGTCCGCGAAAGAGAAACTCAAGGCTGCGGGCTTCGATGCCCAGATAGCCATCCGTGCTGGCGAAGTGGAACCTACCCTGCACGCTTACCAGAACGAGCATGCCATCGATATGATCGTGATGGGTGCGTACAGCCGCTCCCGTATCCGTGAGTTCCTGGTCGGCAGTACTACTACCAAGATGCTCAGCACCTCCCGCACCCCTCTTCTGCTGTTGCATTGA
- a CDS encoding TraR/DksA family transcriptional regulator, whose translation MSDEIDLEHFRDLLQARLAELDSLESAAQSRDSIELDQSKVGRLSRMDALQQQAMLDANRFRGRRERLRIEAAFRRIAEGDYGYCAQCDEPIALGRLNFDPATPLCIACANKADDN comes from the coding sequence ATGAGCGATGAGATCGACCTGGAGCACTTCCGCGACTTGCTACAGGCCCGCTTGGCGGAACTGGACAGCCTTGAATCCGCAGCGCAATCGCGGGACTCCATCGAGTTGGATCAGAGCAAGGTAGGTCGACTCTCGCGCATGGATGCCCTCCAGCAACAAGCCATGCTGGATGCCAACCGGTTCCGTGGCAGACGGGAGCGCCTGCGCATTGAGGCAGCGTTTCGACGCATTGCCGAAGGCGATTATGGCTACTGCGCCCAGTGCGATGAACCTATAGCCCTTGGCAGGCTGAACTTCGACCCGGCAACGCCGCTATGCATCGCGTGCGCGAACAAAGCCGACGATAATTAG
- a CDS encoding NUDIX domain-containing protein, which translates to MQLITELIHPQLKSRQGRVFRRHAARGIVLREEQILLLFTERYNDFSFPGGGLDTDEDIIEGLVRELEEETGARDIQVLQNFGYIEEYRPYWKPQYDLMHMTSHFYVCDIAQQLQPVRMESHEIANGMRPIWVDLHEAIAHNEAVMRRQESSMGQSIQRETFMLRRVATQLLTTC; encoded by the coding sequence ATGCAACTGATTACTGAATTGATTCACCCCCAACTCAAATCCAGGCAAGGCAGAGTATTTCGTCGCCACGCCGCCCGCGGTATTGTTCTGCGAGAAGAGCAAATTCTGTTGCTCTTCACAGAACGATACAACGACTTCAGCTTCCCCGGCGGCGGCCTCGATACTGACGAGGACATCATCGAGGGGCTTGTACGCGAGCTCGAGGAAGAGACTGGCGCTCGCGACATACAAGTACTCCAGAACTTCGGCTACATCGAAGAGTACCGACCTTACTGGAAGCCGCAGTACGATCTGATGCACATGACCTCGCACTTCTACGTGTGCGATATAGCGCAACAGCTGCAGCCGGTCAGAATGGAAAGTCACGAGATCGCCAACGGTATGCGTCCCATCTGGGTCGATCTGCATGAAGCCATTGCGCATAACGAGGCAGTGATGCGTCGCCAGGAATCCTCAATGGGTCAATCAATCCAGCGAGAGACCTTCATGCTACGAAGAGTGGCTACCCAACTCCTGACGACCTGCTGA
- a CDS encoding LasR-specific antiactivator QslA, which translates to MNKGVMTYLPPHDGHPGLEIAWAADCREAFNQGVRLAQTWLDNARSGWLWAVMIAERDLLHCAIERRAFEVGFMSRIHQRMCSYQGCGERAKTCTTGDYFGHRKTLTLAEARCQG; encoded by the coding sequence ATGAACAAGGGTGTGATGACCTACCTTCCACCTCACGACGGCCATCCAGGCCTGGAAATAGCCTGGGCGGCCGACTGCAGAGAAGCATTCAACCAGGGCGTGAGGCTGGCCCAGACCTGGCTCGATAACGCCCGCAGCGGATGGCTCTGGGCAGTGATGATCGCCGAGCGCGATCTGCTGCACTGCGCTATTGAGAGGCGAGCTTTTGAGGTGGGTTTTATGAGCCGTATCCACCAGCGCATGTGCTCGTACCAAGGCTGCGGTGAGCGCGCCAAGACCTGTACTACTGGTGACTACTTCGGGCACAGAAAGACCCTGACGCTCGCCGAAGCGAGGTGTCAGGGCTGA
- a CDS encoding antirestriction protein ArdA, with translation MSEYIRIYVADLAAYNAGHLHGVWIDATLGLDDIQAQVSAMLAASPVESAEEYAILDFEGFDGYRLGEYEGLESAHEVACFIEDYPEFGGALLAHINDLEQARKAAEEDYCGCYSSLSDYAQELTEETTSIPQHLAMYIDYRAMARDMEYSGDVFTLEAGFEQVHVFWNR, from the coding sequence ATGAGCGAATACATCAGGATCTACGTTGCCGACCTGGCCGCCTACAACGCCGGTCACCTGCATGGCGTCTGGATCGATGCCACCCTGGGGCTGGACGACATTCAGGCGCAGGTCAGTGCCATGCTGGCAGCCTCACCGGTCGAGAGTGCGGAGGAATACGCCATCCTCGACTTCGAGGGCTTCGACGGCTACCGCCTCGGCGAGTATGAGGGCCTCGAAAGCGCCCACGAGGTCGCCTGCTTCATCGAAGATTACCCCGAGTTTGGCGGCGCCCTGCTCGCTCACATCAACGACCTGGAGCAGGCGCGCAAGGCAGCCGAGGAAGATTACTGTGGCTGCTACAGCTCGCTGTCTGACTACGCGCAGGAACTGACCGAGGAAACCACCAGCATTCCACAACACCTGGCTATGTATATCGACTACCGCGCCATGGCCCGCGACATGGAATACAGCGGCGACGTGTTCACTTTGGAGGCCGGCTTCGAGCAGGTGCATGTGTTCTGGAATCGCTAA
- a CDS encoding helix-turn-helix transcriptional regulator — translation MSQSTNLSHHSRRIDLDAPLHRKAGPTAHAMRPVEGADEAQAPQTCPAPRYLTNNEAAAFLRLSPRTLEKQRVIGGGPRFHKFGRRVMYALADLETWAGERSFETTFDPEYIDRHPGAQRDDQ, via the coding sequence ATGTCGCAGTCAACCAATCTTTCCCATCACTCGCGTCGCATCGATCTCGATGCCCCGCTGCATCGCAAGGCCGGGCCAACGGCGCATGCCATGCGGCCTGTGGAGGGCGCTGACGAGGCCCAAGCACCACAGACCTGCCCTGCCCCTCGCTACCTCACCAACAACGAAGCCGCGGCCTTCCTGCGGCTGTCGCCGCGCACGCTGGAGAAGCAGCGGGTGATCGGCGGCGGGCCGCGCTTCCACAAGTTCGGTCGGCGAGTGATGTACGCGCTCGCCGATCTCGAGACCTGGGCCGGTGAGCGCAGCTTCGAGACCACCTTCGATCCCGAATACATCGACCGCCACCCGGGAGCGCAGCGTGATGATCAGTGA
- a CDS encoding replication initiator protein A, with the protein MSRQHLDSAPQIKQLDLFRALPGDMAPRDAQDLMAHPFFSLAKSRRTVPIDFRSGEVTVRVEGTREHGIATIWDADILIWAASQLVEARDAGIPTSRLMRATPFQILRFIGRGTSLRDYQRLKAALDRLQSTSVATSIRKTTGRRLHRFSWINEWKELAAADGRPLGIELILPDWFYSGVLDQALVLTIDPAYFRLTGGIERWLYRLVRKHGGKQEDGWQFDFRHLYRKSGSSARYSDFALDVRALVARQPLPGYRLEVVHLPPSTELLAFRRVP; encoded by the coding sequence ATGAGTCGTCAGCACCTCGATTCGGCTCCGCAGATCAAGCAACTGGATCTTTTCCGCGCCCTGCCGGGAGATATGGCGCCACGAGATGCCCAGGATCTGATGGCGCATCCGTTCTTCTCGCTGGCCAAGTCGCGGCGCACCGTACCCATCGACTTTCGCTCGGGCGAGGTGACGGTGCGCGTGGAGGGCACGCGGGAGCATGGCATCGCCACGATCTGGGATGCCGACATCCTGATCTGGGCGGCCAGCCAGCTTGTCGAGGCGCGCGATGCGGGCATCCCCACTTCGCGACTGATGCGTGCAACGCCTTTCCAGATCCTGCGCTTCATCGGCCGCGGCACCTCGCTGCGCGACTACCAGCGCCTGAAGGCGGCACTGGATCGGCTGCAGTCGACCAGCGTGGCCACCTCGATCCGAAAGACCACTGGCCGACGCTTGCACCGTTTCTCCTGGATCAACGAGTGGAAGGAGCTGGCCGCAGCGGATGGCCGGCCACTGGGTATCGAGTTGATCCTGCCGGACTGGTTCTACAGCGGTGTACTGGATCAGGCGTTGGTGCTGACCATCGACCCGGCCTACTTCCGCCTCACCGGCGGCATCGAGCGCTGGCTGTACCGCCTGGTGCGAAAGCACGGCGGCAAGCAGGAGGACGGCTGGCAGTTCGACTTTCGCCACCTGTACCGCAAATCCGGCAGCTCTGCGCGCTATTCGGACTTTGCTTTGGATGTGCGTGCTCTGGTCGCCCGGCAGCCACTTCCAGGGTATCGCCTGGAGGTCGTTCACCTGCCCCCATCGACCGAGCTGCTCGCCTTCCGGCGCGTGCCGTAA